Within bacterium, the genomic segment ACAAAGAGCAAAAAGGATGATAAATTCCGTAATCCCAACTTGTAAGAAAATAACTCATAGAGTACGCTTATCAAATAAAACGGCACAAAAAAACTAAAATAGGATGATTGGTAATAACTAAAATCAAACCCATCAATAACAAATCCTTGTTTTTTAAGAAGCTTACTCATTCTATAATAGCTACATTGATCATAATAAGCAGGAAATCCAGAATTTACCCGTTCCGGAAAAATAAAAAACAAGAGCTTCCGACCGAATTTCTTTGGCAGCATTTGGTTGATCATGGAGAACAAGGCGTACTTCGCCGGACAGACGTGAATAAAATATCCCCCGGGTTTTAGCGATGCAAACGCCCGTTGGAAAAACCTCGCGTTATTCTGCAGATGTTCGAGTACCATTCGGGATGTGATCAAATCAACCGAATTGTCCGCGAATGGAAACTCATTGTTCACGTCGGCAACAACTTTATCGTCGATATCGTGATTCTGTTCCAATGCCGCAGGAAGAATATCCACACCGACAATTCTTATTCGCAGTTGTGGATCGCGAAGTTTTGCGAACGGACACTCTATTCCTGCTCCAACATCGACAACCAACGCATCCGGTTTCTGGTTTAGATGCTCGGATATGCGGTTAATATACTGCTCGATGATAAGTGGTGTTCGATAGGCTAAATGCATATCGATTTTATAGCAAATCTTCTTGTTCAGGTTAACAAACCAACGAAACATACGTTTACCGATCCGGGTTAAACTGAAACGAGAGCGACCAAAGAGTAGCGGTCTCGGAGTAATTCTTCTTTGCAACATCGAACAAACCGGGGCGCCGTTGCAGTGCGTCTGCCCGGTATGCATTCCGTTGTTCCGGTTGGGTGTTGAAGGCACCCGATTGCACCTGCCGCCAGGAAAGTCCAAGCCAGCAATGCTCGATGAGCTCGTAGCGCAACGCTACTTCCACGGAGTTCGCGTGCTCGCCTTGTCCTTCCCCCCACGGAATACTCAATTTTGCTACGCTTTTCGGATACATCGAGCCGATATCGCCGGGCGCAAGCTCCACGCCGTTTAGAGTAGCTGTTTCCACATGGCGGAACATCGCCGATTCGGCGGAAAGGTGCCAGCGCATGCCCGGCTGCCATTCCGTACGAATTGCCAGTTGGTCGGCGTTCGGCGGTAGATCGAGTCCCAGAGGAGTACCCCAGTGGTTGTAACGGTTGATGCCATAGAAATGGGAACCGGCATAGGGATCCATCCGGGCATATTCTGCCAGCCAACGCAAATTCTCGATGCCGAACGGATCGTCGATTACAGTACCACCAAGATACCCAAATTTATTTTGTAAATAATCGGTGCCCAGCTTCCCAACCGTCAAATCGTCGATCCATACGCCGCCATACGCTGAAATGTGTTTGTACGGGCGTACTGTCAAATCGATGGCGACACTCTTGTTGTCGTTGTCGCCACGATTATGTTCCGTCGCATAAAATAAATTCACTGGGATCAGATACGGCAATTCCGGGGCACGATCGCCATAGATGACCGCTTCGGCAAGACCCACGGTTAGCCAATGGCGCGGTGTCCACTCCAACCGGTGTGCGGCAACATACTTGGGACGATCCAACAGACGGAGCTGAGAGTCGCCGGGATCGGGAATCGTATCCTTCAGGGCAGGTTCGCTGCGAAGCCAACCATGGATGTAAACAAATCGCAGATGATCGGTAATCGCAAAATCCAACCGCAATTGATCGACCGGAGAGACTTGACTTCCTAAAGTAAGCTTATGCCGAATTCCCGGTCCCCAACCAACCGGTTCCCTGCCAAGCAACACATTGAGACGTCCAAAGGAATAGGACATCGAGGTCGTCGAAACGATATACTCATCACTCTCGT encodes:
- a CDS encoding methyltransferase domain-containing protein, with the protein product MFRWFVNLNKKICYKIDMHLAYRTPLIIEQYINRISEHLNQKPDALVVDVGAGIECPFAKLRDPQLRIRIVGVDILPAALEQNHDIDDKVVADVNNEFPFADNSVDLITSRMVLEHLQNNARFFQRAFASLKPGGYFIHVCPAKYALFSMINQMLPKKFGRKLLFFIFPERVNSGFPAYYDQCSYYRMSKLLKKQGFVIDGFDFSYYQSSYFSFFVPFYLISVLYELFSYKLGLRNLSSFLLFV